From Sporichthyaceae bacterium, one genomic window encodes:
- a CDS encoding TldD/PmbA family protein: MTHSISAEFLALPSARLADAALSTARAAGVSHADFRLERLQSQGVRLRDGRLEANARSSDIGYAVRVVLDGTWGFASGVDLTPEAVSATAAAAVEVARVCRPVNTEPIELAAEPVHGSRTWVSAYEIDPFDVSDTEKIAVLGDWSRRLLDHAAVSHVDASLLAVHENKFYADLAGTTTTQQRVRIQPNLVATAIDATAGRFDTMETIAPPAGRGWEYVQGTGWDWEAELAQLPDLLAQKLAAPSVEAGDYDVVIDPTNLWLTIHESIGHATELDRALGYEAAYAGTSFATPDKLNTLQYGSSLMNVTGDRTVEHGLATIGYDDEGVATQTWDIVRDGVLVGYQLDRRIAARTGADRSNGCAFADSPGHTPIQRMANVSLQPAADGPSTEDLLAELDNGIYIVGNKSWSIDMQRYNFQFTGQRFFTVRSGKITGQVRDVAYQSTTTDFWGSMAAVGGPQTYLLGGAFNCGKGQPGQVAAVSHGCPSALFRGVRILNTLAEGGRS, from the coding sequence GTGACCCACTCCATATCTGCGGAATTCCTGGCCCTGCCCAGCGCGAGGCTCGCTGACGCGGCCTTGTCGACTGCGCGCGCCGCGGGTGTCTCGCACGCCGATTTCCGGCTCGAACGACTGCAGTCACAAGGCGTCCGACTTCGGGACGGCCGACTCGAGGCCAACGCCCGCAGCTCCGACATCGGCTACGCGGTCCGCGTCGTTCTGGACGGCACGTGGGGGTTCGCCTCAGGCGTCGACCTGACCCCCGAAGCGGTGTCCGCCACGGCCGCTGCGGCGGTCGAGGTCGCGCGGGTCTGCCGTCCGGTCAACACCGAGCCGATCGAACTGGCCGCCGAACCCGTCCACGGCTCACGCACCTGGGTCTCGGCCTACGAGATCGACCCCTTCGACGTCTCGGACACCGAGAAGATCGCCGTGCTCGGAGACTGGAGCCGGCGCCTGCTCGACCACGCCGCGGTGTCCCACGTGGACGCCTCCCTGCTGGCCGTCCACGAGAACAAGTTCTACGCCGACCTGGCCGGCACCACGACCACCCAGCAGCGGGTGCGCATCCAGCCGAACCTGGTCGCCACCGCGATCGACGCCACGGCGGGTCGCTTCGACACGATGGAGACCATCGCCCCGCCGGCCGGCCGTGGCTGGGAGTACGTCCAGGGCACCGGCTGGGACTGGGAGGCCGAACTCGCCCAGCTTCCCGACCTGCTGGCGCAGAAGCTGGCCGCGCCGTCGGTTGAGGCCGGCGACTACGACGTCGTGATCGACCCGACGAACCTGTGGCTGACCATCCACGAGTCGATCGGGCACGCCACCGAGCTGGACCGGGCGCTGGGCTACGAGGCGGCCTACGCGGGCACCTCGTTCGCGACCCCGGACAAGCTGAACACGCTGCAGTACGGCTCCTCGCTGATGAACGTGACCGGTGACCGGACCGTGGAGCACGGGCTGGCCACCATCGGCTACGACGACGAGGGCGTGGCCACCCAGACCTGGGACATCGTCCGCGACGGGGTCCTGGTCGGCTACCAGCTGGACCGGCGCATCGCGGCCCGAACCGGCGCGGACCGGTCCAACGGCTGCGCGTTCGCCGACTCCCCCGGCCACACCCCGATCCAGCGGATGGCCAACGTCTCCCTGCAGCCGGCCGCCGACGGACCGTCGACCGAGGACCTGCTCGCCGAGCTGGACAACGGGATCTACATCGTCGGCAACAAGAGCTGGTCGATCGACATGCAGCGATACAACTTCCAGTTCACCGGGCAGCGCTTCTTCACCGTCCGCAGCGGCAAGATCACCGGCCAGGTGCGCGACGTGGCCTACCAGTCCACGACCACGGACTTCTGGGGTTCCATGGCGGCCGTCGGCGGCCCGCAGACGTACCTGCTGGGCGGGGCGTTCAACTGCGGCAAGGGTCAGCCGGGCCAGGTCGCGGCGGTCAGCCACGGCTGCCCGTCGGCGCTGTTCCGCGGGGTCCGGATCCTGAACACGCTGGCGGAGGGTGGGCGCTCATGA
- a CDS encoding metallopeptidase TldD-related protein — protein sequence MRVQEIVERALAASTADGCVVIAEESSSANLRWASNTLTTNGVSHGRQVVVVATVDGAQGTATGVLSRSNPDPEQLDAIVAEATAAARDNEPADDAMPFVTAAEAGPSGDWAAEPARTSIGVFQDVAQALGAAFGAARDDDRLLFGFAEHTLSTVYLGTSAGLRLRHEQPTGRLELNAKSTDYSRSAWAGAATRDFADLDVTTLDADLIERLGWAQRRLDLPAGRYEVVLPPTAVADLMINAYWSTAGRDAIEGRTVFSAPGGRTRLGEKLTELPVSLRSDPAAPGLECCPFETAATSDSTSSVFDNGLAIGGTDWIRDGVLTNLMHSRWSAREYGAEGPTPGADNLVMSVPDPVGDLGDLIRRTERGLLLTCLWYIREVDAQTLLLTGLTRDGVYLVENGEVVGAVNNFRFNESPVDMLGRLIEVGRAERALPREWADWFTRVAMPPVRVADFNMSSVSAAT from the coding sequence ATGAGAGTGCAGGAGATTGTGGAACGAGCACTGGCCGCCTCGACGGCGGACGGCTGCGTGGTGATCGCCGAGGAGTCCAGCAGCGCGAATCTGCGCTGGGCCTCGAACACGCTGACCACCAACGGCGTCAGCCACGGGCGGCAGGTCGTGGTGGTCGCGACCGTGGACGGCGCCCAGGGCACCGCGACCGGTGTGCTCTCGCGCAGCAACCCCGACCCGGAGCAGCTCGATGCGATCGTCGCGGAGGCCACCGCGGCCGCCCGCGACAACGAACCAGCCGACGACGCGATGCCGTTCGTGACGGCCGCCGAGGCCGGTCCGAGCGGCGACTGGGCAGCCGAACCGGCGCGCACCTCGATCGGCGTGTTCCAGGACGTTGCGCAGGCGCTGGGAGCCGCGTTCGGCGCTGCCCGCGACGACGACCGACTGCTGTTCGGATTCGCCGAGCACACCCTCAGCACGGTCTACCTCGGGACGTCGGCCGGGCTGCGACTGCGTCACGAGCAGCCCACCGGTCGGCTGGAGCTGAACGCGAAGTCCACCGACTACAGCCGCTCGGCCTGGGCCGGGGCCGCAACCCGCGACTTCGCCGATCTCGACGTGACCACGCTCGACGCCGACCTGATCGAACGGCTGGGCTGGGCGCAGCGCCGGCTCGACCTGCCCGCGGGCCGCTACGAGGTGGTTCTGCCGCCGACCGCGGTGGCCGACCTGATGATCAACGCCTACTGGTCGACCGCAGGCCGCGACGCGATCGAGGGCCGCACGGTGTTCTCGGCCCCCGGGGGACGCACGCGCCTGGGCGAGAAGCTGACCGAGCTGCCGGTTTCGTTGCGCAGCGACCCGGCGGCCCCGGGGCTCGAGTGCTGCCCGTTCGAGACGGCCGCGACCTCGGACAGCACCTCGTCGGTCTTCGACAACGGTCTGGCGATCGGCGGGACCGACTGGATCCGCGACGGCGTGCTGACCAACCTGATGCACTCCCGCTGGTCGGCCCGCGAGTACGGCGCCGAGGGCCCCACGCCGGGCGCGGACAACCTGGTGATGTCGGTCCCGGACCCGGTCGGCGACCTGGGCGACCTGATCCGCCGGACCGAGCGCGGCCTGCTGCTGACCTGCCTGTGGTACATCCGCGAGGTCGACGCCCAGACCCTCCTGCTGACCGGCCTGACCCGCGACGGGGTCTACCTGGTCGAGAACGGCGAGGTCGTCGGGGCGGTGAACAACTTCCGCTTCAACGAGAGCCCGGTGGACATGCTCGGCCGGTTGATCGAGGTCGGCCGGGCTGAGCGCGCCCTGCCGCGGGAGTGGGCCGACTGGTTCACCCGGGTCGCCATGCCCCCGGTCCGGGTGGCGGACTTCAACATGTCGTCCGTCAGCGCCGCCACCTGA
- a CDS encoding dodecin, producing MTDRTYRVTELVGTSKDGIEPAIRAAISRAGLTLRHVDWFEVTEIRGYIRDDDVDTYQVGLKLGFRLEDP from the coding sequence ATGACCGACCGGACGTATCGAGTGACCGAACTGGTCGGGACGTCGAAGGACGGGATCGAGCCCGCGATCCGGGCTGCGATCTCCCGCGCGGGGCTGACCTTGCGCCACGTCGACTGGTTCGAGGTCACCGAGATCCGCGGTTACATCCGCGACGACGACGTCGACACCTACCAGGTCGGGCTGAAGTTGGGCTTCCGGCTGGAAGACCCGTGA
- a CDS encoding DUF3099 domain-containing protein — MRRKPAAQVFRVTGARESRSADVRRRYRRYAISMSIRTACFVATVLTHGPTRWVMFAAAALLPYVAVVMANGGRVPDHDSVAPVVLPSRTELPPIRHSPTVRTGESTGSQNQSRNTF, encoded by the coding sequence ATGCGGAGGAAGCCCGCGGCGCAGGTCTTCCGCGTCACGGGCGCGCGCGAGAGCCGCAGTGCCGATGTGCGACGTCGGTACCGCCGCTACGCGATCTCGATGAGCATCCGAACCGCGTGCTTCGTCGCGACCGTTCTGACGCACGGCCCGACCCGGTGGGTGATGTTCGCGGCCGCCGCGCTTCTGCCTTACGTAGCGGTCGTGATGGCGAATGGCGGGCGCGTTCCGGACCACGATTCAGTGGCCCCAGTTGTTTTGCCGTCACGCACGGAATTGCCGCCTATCCGGCATTCTCCGACCGTTCGGACGGGAGAATCCACCGGATCCCAGAACCAATCGCGAAACACTTTCTGA
- the moaA gene encoding GTP 3',8-cyclase MoaA codes for MALRDSFGRVATDLRVSLTDRCNLRCTYCMPAEGLNWLPGPELLSDDEIVRLVDIAVSMLGVTEVRFTGGEPLVRKGLTGIVERVGQLKPRPRMSLTSNGIGLERLAPALAAAGLDRVNVSLDTLDPGEFFQITRRDRHADVLRGLAAADAAGLRPVKVNAVLLRGINDSQPERLLEWCLEHGYELRFIEQMPLDPQHGWSRDQMITAQETLARLSAIFNLSPEPAAARGNAPAERWHIDGGPQTVGIIASVTRPFCGDCDRVRLTADGQVRNCLFAREESDLRSALRAGASDAELAVRWRAAVAGKRAGHGIDDPTFLQPTRPMSAIGG; via the coding sequence GTGGCACTGCGCGACTCGTTCGGCCGCGTCGCCACGGATCTGCGCGTGTCGTTGACGGACCGTTGCAATCTGCGGTGCACCTACTGCATGCCCGCGGAGGGCCTGAACTGGCTGCCTGGTCCGGAGCTGCTGAGTGACGACGAGATCGTCCGGCTCGTCGACATCGCCGTCAGCATGCTCGGTGTCACCGAGGTGCGCTTCACCGGCGGTGAGCCGCTGGTCCGGAAGGGCTTGACCGGCATCGTCGAGCGCGTGGGTCAGCTCAAACCGCGCCCCCGCATGTCGCTGACCTCCAACGGCATCGGCCTGGAGCGCCTCGCGCCCGCGCTGGCCGCCGCCGGCCTCGACCGGGTCAACGTCTCGCTGGACACCCTCGACCCCGGGGAGTTCTTCCAGATCACCAGGCGCGACCGGCATGCCGACGTGTTGCGCGGTCTGGCCGCCGCGGACGCCGCCGGGCTGCGTCCGGTCAAGGTGAACGCGGTGCTGCTGCGTGGGATCAACGACTCGCAGCCCGAGCGCCTGCTGGAGTGGTGCCTCGAGCACGGCTACGAGCTGCGGTTCATCGAGCAGATGCCGCTGGACCCGCAGCACGGCTGGTCGCGCGACCAGATGATCACCGCCCAGGAGACCCTCGCGCGGCTGTCGGCGATCTTCAACCTCAGCCCCGAGCCTGCCGCAGCCCGCGGCAACGCGCCCGCCGAGCGCTGGCACATCGACGGCGGCCCGCAGACGGTCGGGATCATCGCGAGTGTCACGCGTCCGTTCTGCGGCGACTGCGACCGCGTCCGCCTCACGGCCGACGGCCAGGTGCGCAACTGCCTGTTCGCCCGCGAGGAGTCCGACCTGCGCAGTGCCCTGCGCGCCGGTGCAAGCGACGCTGAACTCGCCGTGCGCTGGCGCGCGGCCGTCGCGGGCAAGCGTGCGGGCCACGGCATCGACGACCCGACGTTCCTGCAGCCGACGCGCCCGATGTCGGCCATCGGCGGCTGA
- a CDS encoding SURF1 family protein, whose amino-acid sequence MAVSSDRRNYREFLLTPRWLSLLLIALLSIPACVELGRWQWHRLEQARANNHLITDNSRGTPVPVDQLSSVGGTVTGTQRWRAVEVKGTYDGGHTLLVRNRSRDNGPGFQVLTPVVTAGGTAAVVDRGWLPAPEPGGLPDLPAVPTGAVTVTGLLRPTETQPSRGPHDGPDVPAGQVVRIDIPRISKNLPYPVYAGYVDLRAQDPAPPIVDGQFTPDPDSLPGGETEMLHLAYASQWFVFAGVAPLGFLMLVRREAADRRDARGRPAPKGGTPLPTT is encoded by the coding sequence ATGGCTGTCTCCAGCGACCGGCGAAACTATCGCGAGTTCCTGCTGACGCCGCGCTGGCTGTCGCTGCTCCTGATCGCGCTGCTCTCGATCCCGGCCTGCGTCGAGCTCGGCCGTTGGCAATGGCACCGCCTCGAGCAGGCTCGGGCGAACAACCATCTCATCACCGACAACTCACGGGGCACCCCGGTGCCGGTCGACCAGTTGAGCAGCGTCGGCGGCACCGTGACCGGGACGCAGCGGTGGCGGGCCGTGGAGGTCAAGGGCACCTACGACGGCGGCCACACCCTGCTGGTCCGCAACCGCAGCCGGGACAACGGCCCGGGCTTCCAGGTCCTGACGCCAGTAGTCACCGCCGGCGGCACCGCGGCGGTCGTCGACCGTGGCTGGCTCCCCGCTCCGGAGCCCGGCGGCCTGCCCGACCTCCCGGCCGTGCCGACCGGTGCGGTCACCGTCACGGGGCTGCTGCGCCCAACCGAGACCCAGCCCAGCCGCGGGCCCCACGACGGGCCGGACGTCCCCGCCGGTCAGGTCGTCCGCATCGACATCCCGCGGATCTCGAAGAACCTGCCGTACCCGGTCTACGCCGGATACGTGGACCTGCGCGCCCAGGACCCGGCGCCGCCGATCGTCGACGGACAATTCACCCCGGACCCCGACTCGCTGCCCGGCGGCGAGACCGAGATGCTGCACCTGGCCTACGCCTCACAGTGGTTCGTGTTCGCCGGTGTCGCCCCGCTGGGCTTCTTGATGCTGGTGCGCCGCGAGGCGGCCGACCGCCGAGACGCCCGCGGCAGACCGGCCCCGAAGGGCGGCACGCCGCTACCGACGACCTGA
- a CDS encoding Sir2 family NAD-dependent protein deacetylase, translating into MDDIEVVGQWLAAARRVTVLTGAGISTESGIADFRGPNGLWTRDPSAARMFELSEYVRDAGLRERAWINRRDHAAWAAAPNAGHRALVDLERSGRLRALLTQNIDGLHQRAGSDPGRVVELHGTLYGVQCLSCGRETRMVDALARVAAGEVDPICAECGGIQKAATISFGQSLRTEVIEAALAAAADCDLFLTVGTTLQVNPAAGMCEVALRHGARLVVVNADPTPYDSAAAAVLRGRIGAVLPALVAPCVEVRAG; encoded by the coding sequence GTGGACGACATCGAAGTGGTGGGGCAGTGGCTGGCCGCCGCTCGGCGGGTGACCGTGCTGACCGGCGCGGGCATCTCCACCGAGTCCGGAATCGCCGACTTCCGCGGCCCGAACGGGTTGTGGACCCGCGACCCGTCCGCCGCCCGGATGTTCGAACTGTCCGAGTACGTTCGCGACGCAGGCCTGCGGGAGCGCGCCTGGATCAACCGGCGCGACCATGCGGCCTGGGCCGCGGCCCCCAACGCCGGCCACCGCGCACTGGTGGACCTGGAGCGCTCCGGTCGCCTGCGCGCCCTGCTGACCCAGAACATCGACGGCCTGCACCAGCGGGCCGGCTCCGACCCGGGACGGGTTGTCGAGCTGCACGGCACCCTCTATGGAGTCCAGTGCCTGTCCTGCGGGCGCGAGACACGGATGGTCGACGCCTTGGCCCGAGTGGCGGCCGGTGAGGTCGACCCGATCTGCGCGGAGTGTGGCGGCATCCAGAAGGCCGCGACGATCTCGTTCGGGCAGTCGCTGCGAACCGAGGTGATCGAGGCCGCACTGGCGGCGGCGGCCGACTGCGACCTGTTCCTGACCGTCGGCACGACGCTGCAGGTGAACCCGGCGGCCGGGATGTGCGAGGTGGCGCTTCGGCACGGGGCGCGACTCGTCGTGGTCAACGCCGACCCGACCCCTTACGACTCCGCGGCGGCCGCCGTGCTCCGCGGCCGGATCGGTGCGGTGCTCCCGGCGCTGGTGGCGCCGTGCGTCGAGGTCCGAGCGGGTTGA
- a CDS encoding enoyl-CoA hydratase/isomerase family protein: MDTDTQAGHRVEAEILTAGDVRLLVDGELATVVLDRPTRRNAMTPSSWAALAAVPDLLPAEVRVVLVRSEGPVFCAGIDLRMASPEGVPGEPSIAQIAKGSDTEIQVWIETLQQAHTWLADPRWITVAAVQGAAVGAGFQLALGADIRVVADDARFCMRESALGLVPDLTGTGTLHRLVGYGRALDLCTTARWVDAAEADRLGLVNQLVPVAELPAAALEMCRSVLANSTDAVRSIKELLLGAAGRDFAEQNRMERVLQVPLLRAMGTAIG, encoded by the coding sequence ATGGACACAGACACCCAGGCCGGCCACCGCGTCGAAGCCGAGATCCTGACTGCGGGCGATGTCCGCCTGCTCGTCGACGGTGAGTTGGCCACGGTCGTGCTCGACCGGCCCACCCGTCGCAACGCGATGACCCCTTCGTCCTGGGCGGCGCTGGCTGCCGTCCCGGACCTGCTCCCGGCCGAGGTCCGGGTAGTCCTGGTGCGTAGTGAGGGCCCGGTGTTCTGCGCCGGCATCGACCTGCGGATGGCCAGTCCGGAAGGCGTCCCGGGGGAGCCGTCGATCGCGCAGATCGCCAAGGGCAGCGACACCGAGATCCAGGTCTGGATCGAAACACTGCAGCAGGCGCACACCTGGTTGGCCGACCCACGTTGGATCACCGTCGCGGCCGTGCAGGGTGCCGCGGTGGGCGCCGGGTTCCAGTTGGCGCTGGGCGCTGACATCCGCGTGGTCGCCGACGATGCAAGGTTCTGCATGCGGGAGTCCGCGCTCGGCCTGGTGCCCGACCTGACCGGCACCGGGACCCTTCACCGCCTGGTCGGCTACGGCCGGGCGCTCGACCTGTGCACGACCGCCCGCTGGGTCGACGCGGCCGAGGCCGACCGACTCGGACTGGTCAACCAGCTGGTGCCGGTCGCCGAGCTGCCTGCGGCCGCGCTCGAGATGTGCCGCTCGGTGCTTGCCAACTCGACGGATGCGGTTCGCTCGATCAAGGAACTCCTGCTCGGCGCGGCAGGACGCGACTTCGCGGAGCAGAACCGCATGGAGCGCGTCCTGCAGGTGCCCTTGCTGCGGGCGATGGGAACAGCGATCGGCTGA
- a CDS encoding helix-turn-helix domain-containing protein, producing MAELRKGSRVTGTARERLAADLKKKYSQGRSIRALAEETGRSYGFVHRMLSESGVTLRGRGGATRGKVKA from the coding sequence GTGGCCGAACTCAGGAAAGGCAGCCGGGTCACCGGTACCGCGCGCGAGCGCCTCGCGGCCGACCTGAAGAAGAAGTACAGCCAGGGCCGGAGCATCCGCGCACTGGCTGAGGAGACCGGACGTTCTTACGGGTTCGTCCACCGCATGCTGTCCGAGTCCGGGGTCACGCTCCGGGGTCGTGGCGGTGCTACCCGCGGCAAGGTCAAGGCCTGA
- a CDS encoding ABC-F family ATP-binding cassette domain-containing protein: MITASDLELRVGPRLLLGPCSFRVGKGDRIGLVGRNGAGKTTLTRVLAGEGLPASGKVVRSGDVGYLPQDPRTGDLDTLALDRILSVRGLDETLRKMRTTEGQMASVDPATHEAAMRRYARLEAEFLAAGGYAAESEAASFAASLGLPDRVLAQPLGTLSGGQRRRVELARILFSGAQTLLLDEPTNHLDADSVVWLREYLRSFAGGFVVISHDVHLVEHCVNKVFHLDANRSELDVYNVGWKAYLTQRETDERRRKRERANAEKKAAALTAQANSMRAKATKATAAQNMLRRAENLVSGLEGTRQADKVAKLRFPDPAPCGKTPLTASELSKSYGSLEIFTDVDLAIDRGSRVVILGLNGAGKTTLLRILAGVEQPDTGEVVAGHGLRLGYYAQEHETLDPTRTVLENMQTAAETMADTEVRKILGSFLFSGDDVDKPVAVLSGGEKTRLALAALVVSSANVLLLDEPTNNLDPASRAEILDALRRYAGAVVLVTHDEGAVDALSPERLILLPDGVEDLWGADYLDLVALA; encoded by the coding sequence ATGATCACGGCGTCGGATCTCGAACTCCGGGTGGGCCCCCGCCTGCTGCTCGGTCCCTGCAGTTTCCGGGTGGGCAAGGGCGACCGGATCGGCCTGGTGGGCCGCAACGGTGCGGGCAAGACCACGCTGACCCGAGTACTGGCCGGTGAGGGCCTGCCCGCGTCCGGGAAGGTCGTCCGCAGCGGCGACGTCGGGTACCTGCCCCAGGACCCCCGGACGGGGGACCTCGACACCCTGGCCCTCGACCGCATCCTGTCGGTGCGCGGGCTCGACGAGACCTTGCGCAAGATGCGGACGACCGAGGGCCAGATGGCCAGCGTCGACCCGGCGACCCACGAGGCCGCGATGCGCCGCTACGCCCGCCTGGAGGCCGAGTTCCTCGCCGCCGGCGGCTATGCGGCGGAGTCCGAGGCGGCCTCGTTCGCGGCCAGTCTGGGCCTGCCCGACCGGGTGCTGGCCCAGCCGTTGGGCACGCTGTCCGGCGGCCAGCGCCGGCGGGTGGAGCTGGCCCGGATCCTGTTCAGCGGCGCTCAGACGCTGCTGCTCGACGAGCCGACCAACCACCTCGACGCGGACTCGGTCGTCTGGCTGCGGGAGTACCTGCGCTCGTTCGCCGGTGGTTTCGTCGTGATCAGCCACGACGTGCACCTCGTCGAGCACTGCGTGAACAAGGTCTTCCACCTCGACGCCAACCGCTCCGAGCTCGACGTCTACAACGTCGGCTGGAAGGCCTACCTGACCCAGCGCGAGACCGACGAGCGACGCCGCAAGCGGGAACGCGCCAACGCGGAGAAGAAGGCCGCGGCGCTTACCGCCCAGGCCAACTCGATGCGGGCCAAGGCCACGAAGGCGACTGCCGCGCAGAACATGCTGCGCCGGGCGGAGAACCTGGTGTCCGGGCTGGAGGGGACTCGGCAGGCCGACAAGGTCGCCAAGCTGCGTTTCCCGGACCCGGCCCCCTGCGGCAAGACCCCGCTGACCGCGAGCGAGCTGAGCAAGTCCTACGGCAGCCTGGAGATATTCACCGACGTCGACCTCGCGATCGACCGTGGTTCCCGAGTGGTCATCCTCGGGCTCAACGGGGCGGGCAAGACCACGTTGCTGCGGATCCTGGCCGGGGTCGAGCAACCCGACACCGGCGAGGTCGTCGCCGGCCATGGCCTGCGGCTCGGCTACTACGCACAGGAGCACGAGACCCTGGACCCTACACGCACCGTGCTGGAGAACATGCAGACGGCCGCCGAGACCATGGCCGACACCGAGGTGCGCAAGATTCTCGGCTCGTTCCTGTTCAGCGGCGACGATGTCGACAAGCCGGTCGCCGTGCTCTCCGGCGGCGAGAAGACCCGGCTGGCGCTGGCTGCTCTGGTCGTCTCCAGCGCCAACGTCCTGCTGCTCGACGAGCCCACCAACAACCTCGACCCGGCCAGCCGGGCGGAGATCCTCGACGCCCTGCGGCGCTATGCCGGTGCGGTCGTCCTGGTTACCCACGACGAGGGAGCCGTCGACGCCCTTTCTCCGGAACGCCTGATTCTGTTGCCCGATGGGGTGGAGGATCTATGGGGTGCCGACTACCTGGATCTGGTCGCTCTCGCCTGA
- a CDS encoding branched-chain amino acid ABC transporter permease, which yields MPHFHPDWSIWGASFVLGIANAGIYSVLAVALVLTFKISRTIGFMHYGIAVIGAYGYYHFIAEYNMNGLEALVILTAVGGVVGGAYGLLVMNRAIAFLPRITLSMISLAVMLLLTSGSTLIFPVRPDVVIPRSPFGTGHVRLLGYNVTTHRIVSLAVTVALVALLAAWLNGTRAGVNVRAISDDVEAARWAGIRMFRIGVGAYAASGAMSGLAGALLAPVSGTDISDILLVFFRALTVAVVGGFRSPALALLGAAVLGVTESFCTTTALGDLGPGTRETSIFLIMVLTAVVVAKLRKQAGHRLEVEVL from the coding sequence GTGCCGCACTTTCACCCCGACTGGTCGATCTGGGGAGCGAGTTTCGTTCTCGGAATCGCCAACGCCGGCATCTACAGCGTGCTCGCGGTCGCCCTGGTACTGACGTTCAAGATCAGCCGGACCATCGGGTTCATGCACTACGGCATCGCGGTCATCGGCGCCTACGGCTACTACCACTTCATTGCCGAGTACAACATGAACGGCTTAGAGGCGCTCGTGATCCTGACCGCCGTAGGCGGCGTGGTCGGCGGCGCGTACGGCTTACTCGTGATGAACCGCGCCATAGCGTTCTTACCGCGCATCACGCTGTCGATGATCTCGCTGGCGGTGATGCTGCTGCTCACCTCGGGGTCGACGCTGATCTTCCCGGTCCGCCCGGACGTCGTGATCCCGCGCAGCCCGTTCGGCACCGGACACGTCCGGCTCCTCGGCTACAACGTGACCACCCACCGGATCGTCAGCCTGGCGGTGACCGTGGCGCTGGTCGCGCTGCTGGCCGCGTGGCTCAACGGCACCCGCGCCGGGGTCAACGTCCGCGCGATCTCCGACGACGTCGAGGCGGCCCGCTGGGCCGGCATCCGGATGTTCCGGATCGGGGTCGGGGCGTACGCGGCCTCCGGGGCGATGTCCGGCCTGGCAGGTGCGCTGCTCGCCCCGGTCTCCGGCACGGACATCTCGGACATCCTGCTGGTGTTCTTCCGGGCGTTGACCGTCGCGGTGGTCGGCGGCTTCCGCTCGCCGGCGCTGGCCCTGCTGGGCGCCGCCGTGCTGGGGGTGACCGAGAGCTTCTGCACCACGACCGCCCTCGGCGACCTGGGCCCCGGAACTCGCGAGACGTCGATCTTCCTGATCATGGTGCTCACCGCCGTCGTGGTGGCCAAGCTGCGCAAGCAGGCCGGCCACCGCCTGGAGGTGGAGGTCCTGTGA